From a single Capsicum annuum cultivar UCD-10X-F1 chromosome 12, UCD10Xv1.1, whole genome shotgun sequence genomic region:
- the LOC107850824 gene encoding probable pectinesterase/pectinesterase inhibitor 51, whose amino-acid sequence MHIRKPPKPIIFRKSKFLFISMASFFTLTILSLILFFSISSAARRHTSDSSTGNSFSVKIREACKASRDPPTCESVLTDSGNLPSELTAPLIIQSAVNLSSENNAKAKVMVQSIIDASVGNSNRTDAGKVCMEVLGYAEYRVGLTGQALTRGKIKDARAWMSAVMVYQYDCWSALKYVNGTSQVSKTMAFLNSLIGYSSNALAMLVNYDVYGENTGSWTAPKTERNGFWEGSGSGEAGRVTGGVPSGLKPDVTVCKKGGCEYKTVQEAVNAAPENQETRKFVILIKSGLYEEKVRVPLEKKNVVFLGDGMGKTVITGSLNVGLIGVTTYETATVGVVGDGFMASGITFQNTAGPDAHQAVAFRSDSDLSVVENCEFIGNQDTLYAHALRQYYKSCRIQGNVDFIFGNSASFFQECDILVAPRQLHPEKGETNAVTAHGKIDPAQSTGFVFQNCLINGTDEYMTLYYKKPKVHKNFLGRPWKEYSRTVFLDCTLEALISPNGWLPWSGDFALKTLYYGEYRNTGPGANTAGRVPWSSQIPAEHVNSYSLQNFIQGDQWISMSS is encoded by the exons ATGCACATAAGAAAACCCCCCAAACCCATAATCTTTAGAAAATCGAAATTTCTTTTCATTTCAATGGCTTCCTTTTTCACCTTGACAATCCTCTCTTTAATTCTGTTCTTCTCAATTTCCTCCGCCGCACGCCGTCATACGTCGGATTCATCAACGGGAAATTCATTTTCCGTTAAGATCCGTGAGGCTTGCAAGGCCTCGCGGGACCCACCAACATGTGAATCCGTATTAACGGATTCTGGTAACTTACCGTCGGAGTTAACGGCGCCGTTAATTATCCAATCCGCCGTTAATCTCTCTTCGGAGAATAATGCAAAGGCGAAGGTGATGGTGCAGTCGATCATAGACGCGTCCGTAGGGAATTCAAACCGTACCGATGCGGGTAAGGTGTGTATGGAGGTGCTCGGGTATGCGGAGTATCGGGTCGGATTAACGGGTCAAGCATTGACACGTGGCAAAATCAAGGACGCTCGTGCATGGATGAGTGCAGTTATGGTGTATCAGTATGATTGCTGGTCCGCTTTGAAGTACGTTAACGGTACCTCACAG GTATCCAAAACGATGGCGTTTTTGAACTCATTAATCGGGTATAGCAGCAATGCATTGGCTATGCTGGTGAACTACGATGTTTACGGGGAGAATACTGGGTCATGGACTGCACCGAAAACAGAACGAAACGGATTCTGGGAAGGTTCTGGTTCGGGTGAGGCGGGTCGGGTCACAGGTGGGGTGCCATCCGGGTTGAAACCGGATGTAACGGTGTGTAAAAAAGGAGGATGTGAGTATAAGACGGTGCAGGAAGCGGTGAATGCTGCACCGGAGAACCAGGAAACGAGGAAGTTTGTGATATTGATCAAATCCGGGTTGTATGAGGAGAAAGTTCGGGTCCCGTTGGAGAAGAAGAATGTGGTATTTTTGGGTGATGGAATGGGTAAAACTGTCATTACGGGTTCGTTGAATGTTGGGCTTATAGGTGTTACCACTTATGAAACTGCAACTGTTG GAGTTGTTGGTGATGGATTCATGGCCAGTGGTATCACCTTCCAAAACACGGCAGGTCCAGATGCCCACCAAGCTGTAGCATTCCGATCTGATAGTGATCTTTCAGTTGTAGAGAACTGTGAATTCATTGGCAATCAAGACACCCTGTACGCCCATGCTTTGCGCCAATACTACAAGTCCTGCCGTATCCAAGGCAATGTAGACTTCATTTTTGGGAACTCAGCTTCTTTCTTCCAAGAATGTGACATCCTTGTCGCACCTCGACAACTCCATCCTGAAAAGGGAGAGACGAATGCTGTGACAGCTCATGGCAAGATAGACCCTGCACAATCAACTGGCTTCGTCTTCCAAAATTGTTTGATCAATGGAACTGATGAATACATGACCTTGTACTACAAGAAGCCCAAGGTGCACAAAAACTTTCTGGGAAGGCCATGGAAGGAGTATTCTCGAACCGTCTTTTTAGATTGTACTTTAGAGGCTCTTATTTCACCTAATGGATGGTTGCCTTGGAGCGGTGATTTCGCGTTGAAAACTCTTTACTATGGAGAATACAGAAATACTGGTCCTGGAGCTAATACTGCAGGACGAGTGCCATGGAGTAGCCAAATCCCTGCTGAACATGTTAACTCATACTCTCTACAAAATTTCATTCAGGGTGATCAATGGATTTCTATGTCTTCTTGA